In Caldicoprobacter guelmensis, the genomic stretch ACGAAGATGTGGAGCTTCCGGAGGTGAGCGAGGGCGAGAAGCTAAGTTTGGAAGAGGTATTGCCCGAGCAGCATTTTACTCAGCCGCCACCAAGGTATACCGAGGCGTCGCTGGTCCGTGCCCTGGAGGAGATGGGCATCGGCAGGCCCAGCACTTACGCTCCCACCATTTCAACTATTATAGAGAGGGGATATGTGGTAAGGGAAAAGAAAAGCCTGGTGCCCACCGAATTGGGGTTTATAGTAAACGACCTCATGATGACTTATTTTCCAGATATAGTGGATTACAAGTTTACAGCGGAGATGGAAAAGCAATTGGACGAGGTGGAAGAGGGGAAGAAGGACTGGCGGGAAATAGTAAGGGAGTTTTATATACCCTTTAAGGAATTGCTTAAAAAGGCCGATGAAGCCATATCCAAGATAGAAATCAAGGAAGAGGTATCGGATGTCAAGTGTGAGAAATGCGGTGCAAATATGGTGATAAAGGCTGGCCGATATGGCAAATTTTTGGCCTGCCCCAATTTCCCGAAGTGCCGCAATACAAAACCGTATGTGGAGGAGATTGCAGCGCGCTGCCCCAAGTGCAACAGCGCCATAGTTGTGAAGTACACCAAAAAGGGGAAAAAGTTTTATGGCTGTGAAAACTATCCCGAGTGCGATTTCATATCATGGGATATGCCGGCTGACCAGAGATGCCCGGAATGCGGTGCTTTAATGGTGGTAAAACAAAGGAAGAATGGAGAAGAGTACCTTTTATGTACCAACAAGGAGTGCGGATACCGCCAGGAAAGAAGTGAGGTAAACTATGAATAAGGTTGTCGTGATAGGCGGCGGGCTAGCTGGGTGCGAGGCGGCATGGCAGCTGGCAAGGGCAGGCATTTCAGTTGAACTGTATGAGATGCGTCCTTGCAATATGACGCCGGCCCATCATACAGAATATCTGGGGGAGCTGGTGTGCAGCAATTCGCTGGGGTCCTTTAGGCTGGAGAACGCCTCTGGCCTTTTGAAAGAGGAAATGCGACTGCTTGGCTCGCTGGTCATTGAAGCGGCCGACGCTACCAAAGTGCCAGCCGGGGGAGCGCTGGCGGTTGACAGGCAACTGTTTGCCCAATACATCACGGATAAGATACAAAGCCATCCGAATATTTCATTGATACGTGAGGAAGCAAAATCAATACCACAGGATTGCTATGTGGTTATAGCCACCGGACCACTTTCATCGCCAGCCATTTCTGAAGCCATAAAGCGACTGGTAAAGGAAGAATACCTTTATTTTTTTGATGCCGCCGCTCCCATAGTGGTTCGAGACTCTCTGGACTTTAGCAAGATATTTAAGGCATCAAGGTATGGCCGCGGAGAAGACTACCTCAACTGTCCAATGACCAAGGAGGAATACGAGAGGTTCTGGCATGAACTGGTGAATGCAAAGACGATAGAGCTTAAAGAATTCGAGGATGAAAAGGTGTTTGAAGGGTGTATGCCCATTGAAGTGATGGCCAAACGGGGCATAGACACACTGCGGTTTGGGCCTTTGAAGCCAGTGGGGCTTCGTGACCCACGAACGGGGCAGGAGCCGTATGCAGTCGTACAGCTCAGACAGGACAACCGCATGGCTACACTATATAACATGGTGGGTTTTCAGACCAATTTGCTGTTTGGTGAACAGAAGCGGGTTTTTTCAATGATTCCGGGCCTTGAAAATGCCGAGTTTGTCCGCTTTGGGGTGATGCACCGCAACACTTACATCAATTCTCCCAAGCTGCTCAACTCGTATTACGGTTTAAGGACTAACCCGTATATATATTTTGCTGGTCAAATAACTGGGGTGGAAGGGTATGTGGAGTCGGCATCCAGCGGCCTGGTGGTAGGGATTAATCTGGCGCTTATGCTTCACGGCAGACAGCCCATAGATTTTCCGGATACCACTGCCATTGGAGCGCTGGCACATTACATATCGGATCCACGCATAGAGAACTTCCAGCCCATGAACAGCAATTTTGGCATCATTGCCCCGCTTGATAAAAGGGTGCGCTCAAGGCGCGATAGAAACCTGATGATTTCTGAGCGGGCGCTCAATACCATCAAACAGCTCATAGAGAGCAGTGGGCTGGATTCTGTCAGAAAACATTGAAATTTTTGAAAAATTGTGATAATATGGGTATGTTTAATTAAGAAGGGAAGGGGAAGTCGCGGATATGCTTAAGGGGACTACCATTATCGCGGTGCGAAGGGGTGACAAAGGAGCCATCGGTGGTGATGGCCAGGTGACTTTAGGGCAAAACACCATCATGAAACAGAATGCCCGCAAGATACGCAGATTGTATCACAACAGGGTAGTAGTGGGGTTTGCCGGTTCAGTAGCAGATGCTTTTACATTGAGCGACAAGTTTGAGACCAAGTTGGAGGAGTATTCGGGTAATCTTCAACGGGCAGCCGTGGAGCTTGCCAAAGAGTGGCGTGCCGATAAAGTATTAAGAAGGCTGGATGCAATGCTCATTGCTATAGATTCAAAGGATTTGCTTATCATTTCTGGCACCGGCGAGGTCATCGAGCCAGATGATCAAATTGCTGCTATTGGTTCGGGTGGCAATTATGCTCTGGCGGCCGCCAGGGCGCTTGTGGCCCATACTCAGCTTGAGCCGGTAGAGATAGTCAGAAAATCGCTGGAGATAGCCTCTTCCATTTGTGTTTACACCAACAGCAATATATACGTGGAAGAGGTATAAAAGGAGGGGAAAGGCGTTGGCAGAATATTACACTCCCAAGGAAATAGTAGAGCAGCTTAATAAGTACATAATCGGGCAGGACAAGGCCAAGAGAGCTGTGGCCATAGCTTTGAGGAACCGGTATCGCCGAAGCAAACTCGACCCCAAGTTGAGGGATGAGATAACGCCAAAGAACATAATACTTATAGGACCTACCGGCGTTGGTAAGACCGAGATTGCGCGGCGTTTGGCCAAGCTGGTCAATGCGCCTTTTATAAAGGTTGAGGCCACTAAGTATACCGAAGTGGGCTATGTGGGTCGAGATGTGGAATCCATGGTCAGGGACCTTGTGGAAGAAGCCATTCGCATGATAAAAAGCAAGAAGATGGAGCTGGTGAGGGAAAAGGCAGCTCAAGCTGCAGAGAATCGCATACTGGATATACTCCTCCCCTCCAAGAGGAAAAGGGCCCAAAGCCCGTTGGGCATGCTGTTCCCGGTGGATCAGCCAGAGGTTGAAGAGCATGATGCTGATGATTCCATGGCGCATACCAGGGAGAGGCTCAGGGAAAAGCTGCGCAGTGGTGCTCTGGAGGATAGCCCTATAGAGATTGAGGTGGAGGACTCGGCATTTGCCAGTTTCGGGTTTATTCCCGGTATGGGCAATGAAGAAGTGCTGATACAGATACAGGATGTATTCGGCAACCTATTCCCCAAGAGGCGCAAGAAAAAAAAGACCACTGTCCGGGAGGCTCGCCGTATATTTGAGCAGGAAGAGGCTCAAAAGCTCATTGACATGGACGAGGTGATAGAAGAAGCCATTCAGGCTGTAGAACAGCATGGCATAATATTCATAGATGAGATAGATAAGATAGCCGGCCGTGAAAGCGGAGTAGGGCCCGATGTTTCCCGTGAGGGCGTACAAAGGGATATACTGCCCATAGTAGAGGGAACGACTGTGATGACAAAGTACGGTCCGGTGAAGACCGATCATATACTGTTTATTGCGGCTGGCGCCTTCCATGTGTCTAAGGTATCCGACCTTATCCCCGAACTGCAGGGCAGGTTCCCCATAAGGGTGGAGCTTGAAGCCCTCACAAAAGAGGACTTCAAGCGCATACTTACTCAGACCGAGAATGCCATCATAAAGCAACAGATTGCGCTGCTTAAAGTGGAGGGCGTGGAGCTGGAATTCACCGAGGATGCCATTGATGAGATAGCCGATATCGCCTATATAATGAATCAAACAAGTGAAAACATAGGTGCACGGCGTTTGTATACCGTGGTTGAGAAGCTAATGGAGGATATATCCTTTAATGCAGACAGCTTGGCAGGGCAAAAGGTCGTGATAGACAGGGAATACGTGAGGAACACCTTGCAGGACATGGTGAAACAGAATGACCTTCACAAGTTCATTCTATAGCTGCTGTGGAAAGTGGGGCTTGATATGTTAGAGAGTTTACTTGAACGTATAAGGCGGTTCAATCAAATATTTCAGAGCAATGAGGCAAGCGGTATAGATTTGGCGTATTTATGCGAGATTTTAAGCCAGCTCATTGACAGCAGAGTACTGCTGCTGGATGAGGGTGGCCGCGTTATAGCCTGTGCACCTGCCAATGAGGCAGAAAATGCTGCACAGCGGAATAACGCCAGCTTGATGAAGATCCGCAGCACCGTTGCGAATGTGGTGGAAGATACGCAGGAGGGCAAGCAGAAGACCACCATCGTTCCCATATACTGCAGGGGCAAGAGGCTGGGGACGCTTATATTTCAGCGCCCTGACCTTAGGGAGTTTGTGCCCGATGACCTGGTGCTGGCTGAGTACAGCGCTACTGTCGTGGGGCTGGAGATAATGCGATTGAAGATGGAACATATGGCCGAGGAGGTAAGGAAGAGGTCGACGGCCGAAATGGCCATGGAGACGCTTTCTTATTCCGAAAGAGAAGCAGTAGAACAGGTATTCAAGGAACTGAATGGTACAGAAGGCCTATTGGTGGCTAGCAGGATAGCTGACCGGGCGGGAATTACGCGCTCGGTGATAGTAAATGCTTTAAGAAAGCTCGAAAGCGCGGGAATAATCGAGTCGCGCTCGCTGGGGATGAAGGGCACTTATATTAAGGTGCTCAACGACAAATTCTTATCTCAACTAAACAAGACATGAATAATTCTTGAGTAACTTGTTGAGGAAGAAAGAAGTGGATTTATGTTCAACGGAGAGATGGACAAGATTAAGGAAATACTTAAGGGAAAAGGGTATAAGTTGACGCCACAGCGCAGGGCTACTCTTGAGGTGATCATGAATAACAAGGGTAAGCATATGAGCACGGAGGAGATATACTTTCACGTAAAGAAGATATGCCCTGAAATAGGGCTGGCTACCGTATACCGTACCATGCTCTTGTTTGAAGAGTTGGGAATACTCTATAAGCACAACTTTGATGACGGTAGGAACCGCTACGAGCTGAGCACCTTAAACGACGACCACCATCACCATCATCTAGTATGTTTAAGCTGTGGCAAGGTGATAGAAGTAGAAGAAGACCTGTTGGATTCGCTGGAGGAAAAGATTGAGGAGAAACACAGGTTTAAGATTGTCAATCACAACGTTAAATTTTTTGGCTATTGTTCAAAATGCAGACAAAATGATTAAGGCTACAGGCTGCAGGCATAAAGGTAAAGGCTCCCTTGAAGGGAGCCTTTACTATTTTTTGGGTTGTAGTTACAG encodes the following:
- the trmFO gene encoding methylenetetrahydrofolate--tRNA-(uracil(54)-C(5))-methyltransferase (FADH(2)-oxidizing) TrmFO, encoding MNKVVVIGGGLAGCEAAWQLARAGISVELYEMRPCNMTPAHHTEYLGELVCSNSLGSFRLENASGLLKEEMRLLGSLVIEAADATKVPAGGALAVDRQLFAQYITDKIQSHPNISLIREEAKSIPQDCYVVIATGPLSSPAISEAIKRLVKEEYLYFFDAAAPIVVRDSLDFSKIFKASRYGRGEDYLNCPMTKEEYERFWHELVNAKTIELKEFEDEKVFEGCMPIEVMAKRGIDTLRFGPLKPVGLRDPRTGQEPYAVVQLRQDNRMATLYNMVGFQTNLLFGEQKRVFSMIPGLENAEFVRFGVMHRNTYINSPKLLNSYYGLRTNPYIYFAGQITGVEGYVESASSGLVVGINLALMLHGRQPIDFPDTTAIGALAHYISDPRIENFQPMNSNFGIIAPLDKRVRSRRDRNLMISERALNTIKQLIESSGLDSVRKH
- the hslV gene encoding ATP-dependent protease subunit HslV; this encodes MLKGTTIIAVRRGDKGAIGGDGQVTLGQNTIMKQNARKIRRLYHNRVVVGFAGSVADAFTLSDKFETKLEEYSGNLQRAAVELAKEWRADKVLRRLDAMLIAIDSKDLLIISGTGEVIEPDDQIAAIGSGGNYALAAARALVAHTQLEPVEIVRKSLEIASSICVYTNSNIYVEEV
- the hslU gene encoding ATP-dependent protease ATPase subunit HslU, whose product is MAEYYTPKEIVEQLNKYIIGQDKAKRAVAIALRNRYRRSKLDPKLRDEITPKNIILIGPTGVGKTEIARRLAKLVNAPFIKVEATKYTEVGYVGRDVESMVRDLVEEAIRMIKSKKMELVREKAAQAAENRILDILLPSKRKRAQSPLGMLFPVDQPEVEEHDADDSMAHTRERLREKLRSGALEDSPIEIEVEDSAFASFGFIPGMGNEEVLIQIQDVFGNLFPKRRKKKKTTVREARRIFEQEEAQKLIDMDEVIEEAIQAVEQHGIIFIDEIDKIAGRESGVGPDVSREGVQRDILPIVEGTTVMTKYGPVKTDHILFIAAGAFHVSKVSDLIPELQGRFPIRVELEALTKEDFKRILTQTENAIIKQQIALLKVEGVELEFTEDAIDEIADIAYIMNQTSENIGARRLYTVVEKLMEDISFNADSLAGQKVVIDREYVRNTLQDMVKQNDLHKFIL
- the codY gene encoding GTP-sensing pleiotropic transcriptional regulator CodY, which translates into the protein MLESLLERIRRFNQIFQSNEASGIDLAYLCEILSQLIDSRVLLLDEGGRVIACAPANEAENAAQRNNASLMKIRSTVANVVEDTQEGKQKTTIVPIYCRGKRLGTLIFQRPDLREFVPDDLVLAEYSATVVGLEIMRLKMEHMAEEVRKRSTAEMAMETLSYSEREAVEQVFKELNGTEGLLVASRIADRAGITRSVIVNALRKLESAGIIESRSLGMKGTYIKVLNDKFLSQLNKT
- a CDS encoding Fur family transcriptional regulator, whose amino-acid sequence is MFNGEMDKIKEILKGKGYKLTPQRRATLEVIMNNKGKHMSTEEIYFHVKKICPEIGLATVYRTMLLFEELGILYKHNFDDGRNRYELSTLNDDHHHHHLVCLSCGKVIEVEEDLLDSLEEKIEEKHRFKIVNHNVKFFGYCSKCRQND